Proteins encoded in a region of the Stieleria neptunia genome:
- a CDS encoding NAD(P)/FAD-dependent oxidoreductase — translation MNKRFDVAIIGSGFSGSILARILASRGRRVALLDAARHPRFAIGESSTPIADLLLRRLGQQYGLADLENLSAYGRWRQTLPELACGMKRGFSYFDHRRWNVESQLGERSLIVAASPTDSNSDTHWYRSDVDAYLFRKALDAGVDAREDVSVTSLDLSDSAQSRIHLASGDPITAAFVVDASGAAAVSARLLGVAPITERLTTKTCAAYAHFRGVESYSELFNSIHGDRRASQPFDADAAAQHHLIDDGWVWMLRMNNGITSVGVVSPLPGDASTHHDTLQRATRALNDRFSGDATLNRVFRDSVLVAPGSAVATIGRIQRLHDPVVATNCLMTPTTAATIDPLHSTGIAHALAGVGRLADILLANHPGERIGRYRASILAEACHVDQMIAMAYRAMKYSSLHSFPRFVASCMVYFAAAIACEERIGRGEMPGRLWQADDEAFVAAVKQSANVIDSDADDGEVVDQLRNLIAPWNTAGLFEGDGNRYAYTATK, via the coding sequence ATGAACAAGCGGTTTGACGTCGCCATCATCGGCTCCGGGTTTTCCGGATCGATCCTGGCCAGAATCCTGGCATCGCGCGGTCGCCGCGTGGCCTTGCTCGATGCGGCCAGGCATCCCCGATTCGCGATCGGAGAATCTTCCACACCGATCGCCGACCTGCTGCTCCGCCGACTCGGCCAACAATACGGTCTTGCCGACTTGGAAAATCTTTCCGCCTACGGTCGCTGGCGGCAGACGTTGCCGGAACTGGCCTGTGGGATGAAACGCGGTTTCAGCTACTTCGACCACCGTCGCTGGAACGTCGAATCGCAGTTAGGGGAACGATCGCTGATCGTCGCGGCCAGCCCGACGGACTCCAACAGCGACACGCACTGGTATCGCAGCGACGTCGATGCCTATCTGTTTCGAAAAGCGTTGGACGCGGGAGTCGATGCAAGGGAAGACGTCTCCGTGACGTCGCTGGATTTGTCGGATTCCGCCCAATCGCGAATTCACCTGGCATCCGGCGATCCCATCACCGCGGCCTTCGTCGTCGATGCGTCCGGCGCTGCGGCGGTGTCGGCGCGATTGCTGGGGGTAGCCCCGATCACGGAGCGGTTGACCACCAAGACCTGTGCCGCCTATGCGCATTTTCGTGGCGTCGAGTCCTACTCGGAACTTTTTAATTCGATCCACGGCGATCGCCGCGCATCGCAACCGTTTGATGCCGATGCGGCGGCGCAACACCATTTGATCGACGATGGCTGGGTCTGGATGCTGCGGATGAACAACGGCATCACCAGTGTCGGGGTCGTATCGCCGCTCCCCGGTGACGCGTCGACGCATCACGACACGTTGCAGCGGGCGACTCGCGCCCTGAACGATCGATTCAGCGGTGATGCGACGCTCAATCGCGTTTTTCGCGACAGTGTACTGGTGGCGCCGGGTTCCGCTGTCGCCACGATCGGCCGGATTCAACGCCTGCACGATCCCGTCGTCGCGACAAATTGTCTGATGACGCCGACGACGGCGGCGACAATCGATCCGCTGCACAGCACCGGGATCGCCCACGCGTTGGCGGGTGTGGGACGGTTGGCGGACATTCTATTGGCGAACCATCCAGGCGAACGGATCGGGCGCTATCGAGCGTCGATTCTTGCCGAAGCATGCCACGTCGATCAAATGATCGCGATGGCGTACAGAGCCATGAAGTACAGCTCGCTGCACTCGTTTCCGCGATTCGTTGCATCCTGTATGGTTTATTTTGCCGCCGCGATCGCCTGTGAAGAACGGATCGGACGCGGGGAGATGCCCGGCCGGTTGTGGCAAGCCGACGACGAGGCGTTTGTCGCGGCGGTCAAACAGTCTGCCAATGTCATCGACTCCGATGCGGATGACGGCGAAGTGGTCGATCAATTGCGAAACTTGATCGCTCCGTGGAACACCGCCGGATTATTCGAGGGGGATGGGAATCGATACGCGTACACGGCGACCAAGTGA
- a CDS encoding zinc-dependent peptidase, with the protein MWDRLPACRFRHDRLEAYPTYSSDGPYFRALDDAGRERFRNLVKVFLDETPITGIRTDVDTTTRALVAASAIIPVFGFDDWEYSGLGEVLIYPNAFGDDYSTSGENDNVDRRTLGMVGLGHLSGVMILSKPDLIAGFENPEDKRNVGIHEFAHLVDKADGSIDGLPPGAGLATAGPWIQWIGEELKNKPRGRHHIDQYAYTNEAEYFAVLSEYFFEAPDVLQAKAPKIYEMLQHMYRQNTRSFLSGVMRRPKRVRRNAKCPCGSGEKFKHCCRRKR; encoded by the coding sequence TTGTGGGATAGGCTTCCAGCCTGTCGTTTTCGCCATGACAGGCTGGAAGCCTATCCCACTTATTCTTCCGACGGTCCTTACTTTCGTGCCCTCGATGATGCCGGCCGCGAGCGTTTTCGCAATCTCGTGAAAGTCTTTTTGGACGAAACTCCGATCACCGGCATTCGCACCGACGTCGACACCACCACGCGGGCACTTGTCGCCGCCAGCGCGATCATTCCGGTGTTCGGTTTCGACGATTGGGAATACTCGGGGTTGGGTGAGGTGCTGATCTACCCCAATGCGTTCGGCGACGATTACAGCACGTCGGGTGAAAACGACAACGTCGATCGTCGGACCTTGGGCATGGTCGGCCTGGGACACCTGAGCGGAGTGATGATCCTGTCCAAACCCGATCTGATAGCGGGGTTTGAAAACCCCGAAGACAAACGCAACGTCGGGATCCACGAGTTTGCGCATCTGGTCGACAAGGCCGACGGAAGCATCGACGGCCTGCCGCCGGGCGCCGGACTCGCGACCGCGGGGCCGTGGATTCAGTGGATCGGGGAAGAGCTGAAAAACAAACCCCGGGGGCGTCACCACATCGATCAGTACGCCTACACCAACGAAGCGGAGTACTTTGCGGTGTTGTCGGAATACTTTTTCGAAGCCCCGGACGTGCTGCAGGCCAAGGCACCGAAGATCTACGAGATGTTGCAGCACATGTATCGCCAGAACACACGCAGCTTTCTATCCGGTGTCATGCGTCGGCCCAAGCGGGTGAGGCGGAATGCCAAGTGCCCTTGTGGGAGCGGGGAAAAGTTCAAACACTGCTGTCGGCGGAAACGATAG